CCttcgccttgttgttgattgccccaatttcctggGGGATgccattgttgattcgaagagttgcctctattcccttggtagttattgacatattggacctcttcgctttgatcatcatagcactcatttgaataaccaccaccatcattgttgttgtcatattgttcacaattaccttgaggttgttgtcctctttgcctccttttcaacatagaaacaccttccattgcattgacttggcgcgggttttggacttgttgcaattgcgcctttgctaattgattcatagttgttgtaagttcggctatcgcttggccatgatcgtgcaattccgtaagctccccggcaactgcgccaaaaagtgatcgctgccgactcgacactacactatggtaggaagagcgggtcgcaatagcttttacccgaatagaggtcctggatcgaatttccacagggagctagtagtggagttgtattttctgtctagcctagagttgcggttgtgcttctaatgtcacttcaaacattttttgagtttttgtatttataaccactattataaaactaaggattaaaactaaattatgctacgagatattgctaagttgtaattaatgggaagaagagcactagggtcgtagcatcacctaagtggctaattgacgggtagatgttactaaggatagattgacatatttggggattatgctgaaaccgttgcacaattgcacccactctcacacctctcagtagagatagtgattttgcccaattgactctcttgaAACCAATTGGATAGGCCAATGAGAcaaagcaactagggttcaagtagggtgattactctctcgagatttaacccgttaactaggactaccatttctcatgggtccatcccaatttcttgttgagtcaattttggggtcatagactctctttctcaagaagatttaaacccactaagcttgaatcagcgtttgcaaccaccaattcttgaataaaaacataaaatcaacccaaatagcaaatacacaatatcaatctaaccctagatggcaacacccatcaattacccacactagggttgagccacaaccctagataatgggtttagctacacataattaaagaagaaactgaagaaatagatgaagaactaaacatattaattaattactaagaagaaactacaataatctattgttaatgggaagtaaaatatgccaaaaatggctacaacaccaagcgcagCTTTCGTCTCCAGTTCCCAGATAAAAACCAATACCTAATAATAGTAAAATATTCTaattatactaggctggaaaaactggacaaaaatacccctgcgggccgcacaaaatggaccgcgaccgcactggctcttggacttcaactgtttgatgacttgaactggGGTACGCGGACCACGTGAaagtgtaccgcggccgcgatgGCAACTGGCATGGTCCGCGCAGTTGTGATCGCAGATCGCATGATCAAAAGTGCCCTTCTCTGAACCTtatgaacgcggaccgcacaaagcagGAGTGCGGCCGTGAAGCTTCACCACGGACCGCAAAAATCCTACCGCGGCCGCATGACTTTAAACCTGAATATGTCATGTCTCTAAACCTCCTAGTGTGGCCGCGGTCACTTTTACGCGGTTCGCACTAggccctttcttcttcaattctcttggtctttgatacttgagcagttttcactcctttttgagccgatctttgacatttcgtcactttgtcgatcaaacctgcaatcaagcacaacttgtgagcattttgggactattttgtatcaaTTTTATACTCAaggcataggcaagtaggggcataaatacgtaaaaatcctaagttatcaacatagcacgtaagatgcatcagggtggtcttttgatttttgggtacacctgtcctagatggacccaacctctatgttgagtccccaaagtcgaatgcacgtgatgcaaacaagcgttcctactagggatccggcatgaggctatgttattctaggtttaaaaacctgggtgtattgttttCAAAATTCTACTACcgttttcaaaatacttcatatatactttatatatatactaccgtggtcatatggtaccttgcatggtattagtttataattatcggatattattacttgatccgtattttatcctaaattggcaattttcaacgaaactcgttttctctaattcgtacatcctttatccttcatgacacttatttattgcttgttataaatagcgtaaatacattaacatcaagatgatctcacccccgagtctacgtcaattaactagAGACGAAATAttaacgtacgaaaaatgcgagatgtaacatcattcccccagaaacattcgtccttgaatgttcaactccccgtgatccatataactttggcagggtcgcctttATAACAACACTACTACAAACTCTCCCTATATAAGCTTAATAATCCAATGCCACACCGGACCACAattatcaataacgacaatggaCTCGCATGACCAATGACAATAATCAACATAAGAATTTATACACATACCTTAtaattatgacgtctcagtcggacccttctctggagtaGGAAATAAGtaaggatatctagacttcatgttttactcggcctcccaagtcatctcTTCcatattgttgtttctccaaagtactttcacgtaggctacctccttattccgcagcttgcggatttgtcggtctaggatggcaatcagaacttcctcgtatgataagttcTCTGTAATCTATACGTCATTCGTGGGCATCATTCGGGTAGGATCACCAATGCACTCTCGTAACATAGATATGTGAAATACTGGAtagacagactccaattccgagggcaattctaactcataagctacttggccctcTCTCCGAATGATTCTATAAggtccaatataccgtgggctaagtttgcctttcttgccaaacctcatcacacctttcataggtgacacctttgaatacccagtcatcaactctgaactctaaatctcgttgccgcacgtcagaatatgacttctaacGACTCTGAGTTGTTAACAGCCGCTCccagataagctttactttttctatggcctgctgaaccaggtctggtcCATGcaacccagattctccaacataaaaccaccctataggagatctgcatacgcccatacaaagcctcgtatggacccatctggatactggagtggtagctgttattatatgcaaactcgataagaggtagatgttcatcctaacttcttttaaaatccagcacacatactcgcaacatatcctcgagcgtctGAATCATGCGCTCGACTTGTCCATTCGTTTGTGGCTGAAAAGCcgtgctgagattcacctgagttccTAGACCTTTCTGAAATAACCTCCAAAAATGTGTTGTAAACTGGGCCCCAtggtcagatataatagatattggtactccgtgtagtcgcactatctctttaatatataattttgcatAATATATTGTTATATATGTAGATCTGACCGGAAGAAAATGAGCTGATTTTGTGAGCCTGtcgactatcacccatatggaatcaAATTTACGATGGGAACGAGGTAAACTTGCGATAAAGTCCATAtttatcgcctcccatttccatgtcgggatctctatagtctgtattagccctccgggcttctggtgctctattTTCACCTGTTGGCAGCTAGGGCATTGAGCGACATACtcagcaatgttcttcttcatattgttccaccaatacacatccttaatatcatgatacatctttgtcgacccagggtgaatggaATGCCATGAATAATGTGCTTATGACATAATCCTATCTCATAGCCCTGCTATATCTGGAACACACAAACGACCCTtgtatctgagaaccccatctcctTTGATTTCTAACAACACCTTCTTTTGTTGTGGAACCCGCTCTctcaacttgactaactctagaTCCCCGtactgcctctcctttacttcagctatgagagatgatttcgcactattttggagtacaactcctccattgccagagtctactaaccgaacccccagataagccaattgatgaatctctctagTTAATTGTCTTTTCTCAGCCTCTATATGTGCTAAGCTATCCATAGATTGACGACGtaaggcatctgctacaacattaACTTTCCCTAGATGGTAGAGAATGCTAACAtcgtaatctttcaataactcaagccatcgcctttgtcgcaaattcaactctttttgcttgacgATATATTGCAAGCTTTTATGATCTGTAAACACATCAAtatgaacaccatataaataatgtcgccatatcttaagtgcatggacaaccgcaGCTAATTCGAGGTGTGGGTCGGATAATTATGCTCATGCTTCCTTAACTGCCTTGAATCATATGCAATTACTTTTCCATGTTGCATCAAGACACTTCCTAACCAGACACTTGAGGCATCgcaatacatggcataaccatctggaccTTCTAGAAGTGCTAGAACTGGTGCTGAGGTTAACCTattcttaagctcttggaaactctgTTCACATGCCTCTGTCCACTAAAACTTAGTCGCTTTCTGCGTCAGCTTTGTTAATGGtactgaaagagaagaaaaacccttTACAAACCTCCAGTAAtatcctgctaagcctagaaagctatgaatctctgccggagtggtaggtctaggccaggattTCACAGTCTCAATCTTCTtagtgtctacctttatacctccgttagatacaatatgccccaagaatgctacatactttaaccagaattcacacttagaaaacttagcatacaatttattatcaCGGAGGGTTTGGAGTATTGCTCGCAGGTGATCCACATGCTCATCCTCTAAAcgtgaataaaccagaatatcatcaataaagactatcacgaatagaTCCAAATATGGCCGGAATAAGTTATTCATCGAGTCCATAAATAAGGCAGgtgcattcgtcaacccgaaagacatgacaaggaactcgaagtggccatatcgagtcctgaatgctgtcttgggatatctttctcccgaactctgacctggtggtaccctgacctcaaatctatttttgaaaagcatctagatccctgcaactgatcaaacaagtcgtctatccttggaagtggatatttattcttaatagttaccttgttcagtttcctatagtcgatacacatccttagcgAGCTGTCTTTCTTCTGTACAAACAATACCGGTGCACCCCAGGTTGAGGTACTGGGTCTGATGAAACCCTTCTCCAGTAaatcttttaactgctccttcaactccttcaattcggcaggtgccattctatatggagggatggatattggttgcgTTCCTGGAAGCAAATCGATaccaaaatcaatctctcgctttggaggaatacctggaagttcatctggaaatacatcCGCGTTCTCTTTGACTACTGGAATAGactgaagtgtaggtatctcagcattcacatctttaactcgcacaatatgataaatgcacccttttACGATTATTTTCCTCGCCtttagataggaaataaacctgcctctgggtgtcgctgtattacctacccattcaaggactggcTCACCCGGAAAATGAAATCTAGTTGTCATTGCTCTATAATCAACCATggcataacaagctgccaaccagtccatgcctatgATACCATCgaaatccaacatctctagttCAACTAGGTCGGCTGAGGTCTGACAACCACAATTCGATACCGTACAACCTCGGTAAACGCATCTAGTGATAATAAATTCTCTGACTGGTGTAGATACCGCAAAagatcacttagtatttcaggtACTATACCAATTTTCCGTgcgacaaatggggtaatacatgataaagtagatcctgggtctatcaaagcataaacatcgtgagaacaaatggtcaacatacctgtCACAACGTATGGTGATGACTCTTGGTCTGTCGACCTGCTAGCGTATAGATACGATTCTGGTTACCTCCTGAACTGGACCCTCTACCTTTACCAGCCGAAGGCTGAGACTCGCGCCCTAAAGGATGCACGGACATAGCTGATCCTGTTGTTGAATTCGTTGGTTGTGACATAACCCCAGAATATCTATTTGGGAAATATCGCATCATATGACCTGGACGTCTACATGTATAAAAAGCATCAGAACCGGCTCGGCATTGGCCCAAGTGTCCTCGACCGCAGATGGCACACCGCAGCAGAAACGACCCTGTCTGCCTCGAACCTCATTGTCGCTGCAAACTTGAAGCCTGGTAGCTCTCACCTGGTCCTGACTGAGTATAGCAGTCATACCTGTAACCCTGTAGCTGAGGTAGCGAAGGTCTAGGTGGTCGTTCGAAGTACTGGGGCCTGTAACTACCCTGAGATTGCTCTTATGATTTggcaaatctcatcctcttacgATGCCCTAACTCAGTCCTCTCCGTACTCTACTGCCGACGCCTACCCCTCTCTATATTCTAGGAAAATGCCTGAATCTaggagatatccatactatcctgtAATGCAGCGGTGGCACATGCCTCGGTCAACTCTAGGGCCAACCCTGCTATAAACCTATGGATCTTGTCccgcatagtagcaactatggatggtgcatatctaGCAAATGAGTCAAAACGGAGACTACATTCTTGAACACTCATATCGCCCtgcttgagggctagaaactgatCGAGTCGGGCCTGTCGGATCTCTTGTGGTAAGTACTGGTCAAGGaaggcatctgaaaaattctcccaaatagcagGAGGTGCATCACATCCCTAGAACTTTCCCATCCCTCTTACtaaaggatggctatatctcggagtcgaaaagttgctaactcaactgcctctttcttcgtggcatgcataacccaaaagatcctatgaagTTGATGTATGAAATCATGCGGGTCCTCCCTCTGATCTGTCCCCATGAACTCTGGGGTATTCAAAGAAATAAACTCTCGGACCCTTGAACTCTTAGATCCCTCAGAAGGTCCTGCACTAGCGGATGCCCTAGACTATTGCTGGGTAGCTACCAACTGTGCCAACAAATGCACCGCACTCCTCAAGTCCTGATCTGATGGAAGCGGAGGGGGAACTGGATGTGCGAtctccctaggaatctcctcagATGGCGAAGGAGCCGATAATCACTGGGTAGGGGTCTCTCCCTACGACTCCGATTGGGCCTCATTTGCTGGGGGTACCCTACTAGTCCCATCACCTACTGCTTTTTCTCTCCTCTAGCTAGCTGTAGCCTTCCTAGTTACCATCTTTGCATGCAAACGTCAACACGTAAGTGTAACTTAAATTTCCTATAACTTAGTGCTACAACAcaatttagatttgaaagaagggtaaccaactcctaaatgcctgtagtcccctgcttatataatgtggtgcaccacaCATCTATAAATAAAaccctactagacacgacttgtatacttcctaggatagaactgctatgataccacttttgtcacgccccgagcctgggggcgaaaccggcacccagtgcctcacctatccttgcataccactggcgactaagagactctgaacaagTAATGTCATATTTtgtccatgggccacattgcaagataatgtgcgatgcaaaatataaaactgaatagagactaacgctgactaaatgtcaacataaagccataattactacaactgacaagccaacaaaatatacgtacagggcctacaagcccaacatactgcactaactgataggatatatctacaagcctctactgatagatgtattGTGATCGGAATAGGGCTCCGACCTACccttaacctatctacatatatgcaCAAGATGTACTCCAAACTGCTAGACCCATCAACTCCAAAAGACGGTGAGCTTATCGATAAGGCTGAACTCGGGCAAACACCTACTTAGAAGGTCTACTCATCTGtatgtctgaacctgcacgcatgaaatgcagtgcccccagAAAGGAACGTCAGtgcgaaataatgtaccgagtatgtaaggcaatatattgAAGCTGAAACtaaattgataatataataactgaaaataactaggagtcaaagaaaatatgaagatatgcttatctgctgatactgactcaattttCTCAATAtattaagtaaaatagttgtccggccttataaggctcggtatacatatatatctgcccTACCATAGTAGActtgctcataagcgctcggccatactaggctctgtatctcgaccaactgggctcgctcataggcgctcggccatagcagactcggtatataacttaccatctgatcagaggttgcccaatagaggcctgcccattgattatagcttgatgataataaaaatacttttaatactgtatatatgtaactctctgctcttttgaccggaagaaggaaatactcggCTGAATATGCAGTCCCAATAAGAAGAATAtgataacttacaaaactaggaaaatatatgtaatttgcgagactatcaaaatatacataaattctgggatatgaatttttctttatgcctcgttattaaacttgtgtaatgacgagatcatgccaaatgaaagaagagcttagccttaacatatttGTTCCCGGAATTATTTGAACGGATCTGCTTCTGCAAAATATGGATGAAACTCACACTTGGACAAACTTGAAATTTCGGACGAACTTATTCTGCTTTTAACGTTTTTTGAATGAAATGTTGGCTAAGGATTGAATTTGAATGGAATGTTCctgctctttcatgttttttgGTTTAAAATCCTAGGTGGAAAATGTTTCTGATTCTTTCTAAGACTTGAAAGAATTCACTTTAATTCACTTGAATCCTTAGCAGATAAGGTTCTTGGTTTTTAAAATCAAAGGCATAATGTTTGGATAATGCTTACAAAAAGTCTTTCTTGATAAGACTTATAATTTAGCCCTTTGAAACTTTTAAGACTTATGTAAAGGTGAACAATGAGTCACCTTAAACAGGGGGGGGGGGTATGCTACGTTCTCTTGAGGGattattttgttaatttttatccacttattagtcaaccgggtaatgtcccgttacgtggtaattaaccaattacccgtataatttaaaatttACCCCAAATTACaaacttttttatttattttcaaaatagttcatatatactttatatattatactaccgtgatcatatggtaccttgcatggtactagtttataatttttGGTTATTATTACTtgatccgtattttatcccaaattggtcaTTTTCAACTAAATTCGTTTTCTCTAATTCATGCAtcttttatccttcatgacacttatttaccgcttgttataaataacgtAAATatattaacgtcaagatgatctcacccttgagtctacgtcaattaactggaGACAAAATTTTAATGTacgaaaaatgcgagatgtaacataacagttattctaagctcgaattctgaaccctgaaccagaagttctgggttcttgttccccagtggagtcgccagagctgtctcCCGAGATTATTTATATTCATATTCAaattcgccacttgggataatttatggtgtcccaagtcaccggtttaaaattccgaatcgaggaagtttgactcttatttatgatctataaacacagaaattcgggtaaggaattttgttaactcgggagaaggtgttaggcatttcagggttccgtgattttagcacggtcgcttaactattaataattggcctattatctgattaattatacattttaaacctacgtgcatttttattccttttaatcGCTTTTAACATTTATGGAATTAtcttgttacatctcgcgttttcggcGTTAAAAGTTTTGCCTtcgttaattgacgtagactcggggatgagatcatcttgacgttaacgtacttacactatttataacaagcgataaataaatgttaggaaggataaaggggtacatgaattaaataaaacgagtttcgttgaaagtggccaatttgggataaaatacgggtcgagcgataatacccgacaATTaggaactagtaccatgcaaggtaccacatgacaacgatagtataatatataaagtatatatgaagtattttaaaaataattagaattttaagtaatttgtgataatatttaaattatgcgggtaattgattaattaccagg
This genomic stretch from Nicotiana sylvestris chromosome 9, ASM39365v2, whole genome shotgun sequence harbors:
- the LOC138878036 gene encoding uncharacterized protein — protein: MLDFDGIIGMDWLAACYAMVDYRAMTTRFHFPGEPVLEWVGNTATPRGRFISYLKARKIIVKGCIYHIVRVKDVNAEIPTLQSIPVVKENADVFPDELPGIPPKREIDFGIDLLPGTQPISIPPYRMAPAELKELKEQLKDLLEKGFIRPSTSTWGAPVLFVQKKDSSLRMCIDYRKLNKYVAFLGHIVSNGGIKVDTKKIETVKSWPRPTTPAEIHSFLGLAGYYWRFVKDHKSLQYIVKQKELNLRQRRWLELLKDYDVSILYHLGKVNVVADALRRQSMDSLAHIEAEKRQLTREIHQLAYLGVRLVDSGNGGVVLQNSAKSSLIAEVKERQYGDLELVKLRERVPQQKKVLLEIKGDGVLRYKGRLCVPDIAGL